The Rhopalosiphum maidis isolate BTI-1 chromosome 2, ASM367621v3, whole genome shotgun sequence genome segment AATTATGTATCTTTGTAAAATCTGTTTACCTTTACATAGGTTGTAATTATAAGACGTGTAAATTTCGATCTATTGGTACTTGGTAAATTTAACAGAgcaaataataggtacatgttttaaaagaattcaaatttttaatcacatttccataaacatattttgtatttacgaCTTACCATAAAGTACACacttattacttatgtaaGAATGTACGACCGATCAGTAATTACATGTgtgtaaatgtttacaaacCCTATtcctatattacttattatatgctgttttattttagattgggTGTAAAAGTTTacacagtattatattttacatttaattattattaataataattaattttatagtgtatataacttactattagtattattgggaatatgattaatattgtcGTGCTTGAAATTGTTGAACGTCTCGATTAAACgacatatattttgttctgCAGCTTTCACTTTTAATTCTTgctgaattaatattaatttaatttaagtatgacAGAAACTCGATTAAATTCATTACCtgacttaaaatatgtaatgggCTGTAGTTAAGTTGTTGAGAATATGGTGTTAAGTAGTTAGAATATAGATCATCGGACATCTTTGCTTGACTCAAATAATTAGCGTATTTTGTGTTAACATCTGGCATagacactatttttttaataataataataattattagatacttttaaatttttgaggtAATTAACAAAGTATAATCTACAAAAGTgaaaacattacaaaatacaaaccatatgggttattaaatattgactgCGTACTTGATGACTCGGCAGGATAAATGTATTCTTTTAGACTTGATTTTTTACATGGATTAGTTATATTCTCAGTTTGACATGAAACTGAACATTTATCAGGACATACATTTGTGTTATgttctgtaaaataaaattaaaaatagtaatcatacttattaaatatataaatgcaattttttatttatttttattcctgACTCCTGAGAAGtgcttacaaatatatattgtattatatcacTAAGCATATTTATCCCCATTtccctaattttatttaaatgagaaatttatttttattttaaatactattagacAATTGGATTttggtttattaaaatgtgatcTTACTAAgaatgaataacaataatcctTAAAAacgaatctataaaatataaaatagaaataatattggaattaatgtttattacatgGTATACAATTCTATGttgaaaatatggtctttatataaagttaaaaattctaaaaatcagaatttgaataaatccaCGATTGAAGGTAAAAATGGGGTAagcattatttagttaatcaaaatttataaactattattatataaaataaagaaattaatatttttcttaaatacttatgataataatagttttatatatcacAAGAACATGgcaatatttgtgtttatattatatgttattcatAACGTGTATTTgtgaacttaatttttaataagtgtactgtaatactttaataaatcaatttttatttaatagtttacctTTTTCATTTGTTGATGATATTTCATTAACCAATTTTAGAAGATCGTTTAATTCATTCGAACagtgttgaattttttttcttatgtcGCTATAATTAATTCTTTGCGTGTCTGTATTTTGACacctacaattaaataataaataaccaacTTACATTTAAGGATGGGTTCTTGAACACTCAAATCATaagaaatttgataatttaagtttGAGAAAAATGATGATTTGAGTTCCTAGTCATTCAAACatctcaaataattattatcgagcgtattcaagtttaaaacgtttaagtataatagtagattagtttgtattttttgttaagtatttttcaaattaaacacttaaacttaaaaatcaaagtttattttaatactttaatatattaaaatttgttatggttaattttttaataattcaaaagtttGTGTAAGGTTCGAGTTTGATAAGACATTATGTTTGAGTTCATGAAAATTCAAGTTTGAACCAtccttaaaaatctaaattaaaaatattttgcttagtgttaattactttaaattcaaTTCTGGACAGTCATTGCATAACTTTGGTTGTATGATTGGTTGTGATGTATGATtcgtagttttattatttatatcatgtttAGAACTTTCATTAACAcgttttttaactaaatcgATTTCCTCTCGCAAAGCCATATCCAATTTCTCTGAAatgctatttaatttatcttcggatataattttgagtttttCATTGAATTCTACGTGAAACTGCTGCATTTCAAGTTCCATTTcacgtttaatattttctgtactttgttcaaaattatgttttgctTTGGCCAATTCGTCGTTTTTGTTCGATCCTAATGTTTGGTTCCAGCCATCGGttattatttcgatatttttagcaaaatctttttttaattcgttagatattatatcaaGGTCTGactgtattttatgtttaaataaatctgtATAGTCCTctaaatcttttttaaatttttttaaattgtctgcATACATTTGTTCagtatttgaaatatgttCTATATATTTCTTGTCACATTCTTCAATTAAGGACTTTCCAGTATTTTCTTgtctagataaaaatataaaaattagtacaaaacattttgaaatgttgCTACAAATtagcttttataaatatttgaagaaaGTTATCCCATtctgaattacaaaaaaatatttatgcataaaacaatttgggattttgtcaaaaactataaatattttcatttggtGTTTTTCCCGCATTAAACAGTTAGTTTTCATGATTATTATgactattttttagaaatgtcttacttttactttttttacacctagtatctaaaatataatgaaatagataatattgcaaatacaatttaaagaaggtacattttttcaaaaataaatgtttagatactcacatattttttaattgtgattCGTTTTTAGAAATAAGTTCATTGTGTCGTACTTcaatatgtttttcaaaattatcattttgtttttgaataacgTCATCGATCTTTTTAATCAATTCTTCCCTAAAGCACaattaatgcaattattcattaaaattaagcataaatagataatattacggtaatatattaatatttaatagttatttattaccttAATATATCTTGGTTTGTTCTAATTGTATTttctaattcattttttaataaatcacaatgcttttctattttaattttaatatgtgcaTCATCTAATAATGTTGATTTCTCATGTTCCAAATTATTTTCCGATTCAATCTtggattttatacaattagacTTTACATCAAAAATGCCTTCATCACTTGggtttcttttaaataattttgtttcgtTCGAAAATTGGTTAAGTGGAAATCGTTGGGTTATCTctgtcattttatttttagttgcaGACAGACTATTAGAAGCTATTgatgattgtattattttagaatcttTTGCTGTAGAATTTCCACTATCACTGACCAAAtcatcttttttaatattatatgattttgcaGTTCCTATAGATTGAAATTCATTGAAATTATCGATTGCAGATTTTATATCATCATCGACAGTATCGATCTTTTCATGGCGTTTATTCAATTGAActgatgttataatattatctttttccTTTTGatctattttgaataataaaaatataattaaaaaaatgcatgtaatacctatgttaaaaatattagaataaaaaaactgtgtaaataatgtttaataattaatatatttttttttatctaaaaaatacacaGGCAGCTATGACTATTTTAGAGTATAGTAGTACCTATTCTTTGCTTAAATACGCTTAATTACACTaatgttataacatttataactatttattacatattactaatgtatttttatataagtattataaatacaaatagtatattaagtaataaatggacatttttagtatagaaatatattaccttCATAGTCGCTGTTCAAGTTGTCTGTTTGAATTTCAGATGAAGTACTTTCTGACCGATCAGAAGATTCCGTCAaagttatatcaatttttcttaaattttcttttcctGTAGTATAGTCTAAATTCGTAGTTGGGTcttcataaattgtttttttaatattttcaactaatTCAGACTTTTTGGACTGTTCGTCTTTGCttggtaatatattgtatttggaAAGTACACTTCGACTAGCTAGAAAAATCAATAACGTCCAAAaccttataattaaaaacctatTTACTACGTTTTACAAATAAAGGTTTGTGATAGGACATAGGAATGTCACTAAGATTTCGAAAAAAACcctattaagtttattaaatttataattacatttttattagacaTGCAGTATCTACAATAATTCAACAGCTTAGTGAaaattttttcacttttaacAATGTATCcactaacataataataatatttatctttaatactcgtaatattaaagattaaaaaacacttatatttattaatagtttatagttgatggttattaatagttaatagtttcATACATGCGCTATATGTATCGTAACATTTTtggtaattatacattttattacaatttataattatttactttttttgtagtttttcgTGAATTTTAGTTAAAGTAGTTTAGTTTAACCAAcatcctaaat includes the following:
- the LOC113552078 gene encoding protein PFC0760c isoform X3, whose translation is MYHHSKNSNYEKKTVAEKRTVRFKTPIEESLDLDESEDNMKFLGPIKLNTPFTNTSSTLHNLPQFSTTNTYDIRNTASRSVLSKYNILPSKDEQSKKSELVENIKKTIYEDPTTNLDYTTGKENLRKIDITLTESSDRSESTSSEIQTDNLNSDYEDQKEKDNIITSVQLNKRHEKIDTVDDDIKSAIDNFNEFQSIGTAKSYNIKKDDLVSDSGNSTAKDSKIIQSSIASNSLSATKNKMTEITQRFPLNQFSNETKLFKRNPSDEGIFDVKSNCIKSKIESENNLEHEKSTLLDDAHIKIKIEKHCDLLKNELENTIRTNQDILREELIKKIDDVIQKQNDNFEKHIEVRHNELISKNESQLKNIQENTGKSLIEECDKKYIEHISNTEQMYADNLKKFKKDLEDYTDLFKHKIQSDLDIISNELKKDFAKNIEIITDGWNQTLGSNKNDELAKAKHNFEQSTENIKREMELEMQQFHVEFNEKLKIISEDKLNSISEKLDMALREEIDLVKKRVNESSKHDINNKTTNHTSQPIIQPKLCNDCPELNLKCQNTDTQRINYSDIRKKIQHCSNELNDLLKLVNEISSTNEKEHNTNVCPDKCSVSCQTENITNPCKKSSLKEYIYPAESSSTQSIFNNPYVSMPDVNTKYANYLSQAKMSDDLYSNYLTPYSQQLNYSPLHILSQQELKVKAAEQNICRLIETFNNFKHDNINHIPNNTNISDEYKFTNIYQALTPKQIAFNRTKHLREWLYSTDSKNKNN
- the LOC113552078 gene encoding protein PFC0760c isoform X2, encoding MSCLNTVVYLCKEVFDENSQPTQIEIEEQASRLGIDIVKEIHLLSIAKQCLLEPLPDDWVPCYIKKENKYFYYNKQSKISQWEHPLDEYYRQIVEKTRSEDCSTGQDISLNVILDEENLLDTTMYHHSKNSNYEKKTVAEKRTVRFKTPIEESLDLDESEDNMKFLGPIKLNTPFTNTSSTLHNLPQFSTTNTYDIRNTASRSVLSKYNILPSKDEQSKKSELVENIKKTIYEDPTTNLDYTTGKENLRKIDITLTESSDRSESTSSEIQTDNLNSDYEDQKEKDNIITSVQLNKRHEKIDTVDDDIKSAIDNFNEFQSIGTAKSYNIKKDDLVSDSGNSTAKDSKIIQSSIASNSLSATKNKMTEITQRFPLNQFSNETKLFKRNPSDEGIFDVKSNCIKSKIESENNLEHEKSTLLDDAHIKIKIEKHCDLLKNELENTIRTNQDILREELIKKIDDVIQKQNDNFEKHIEVRHNELISKNESQLKNIQENTGKSLIEECDKKYIEHISNTEQMYADNLKKFKKDLEDYTDLFKHKIQSDLDIISNELKKDFAKNIEIITDGWNQTLGSNKNDELAKAKHNFEQSTENIKREMELEMQQFHVEFNEKLKIISEDKLNSISEKLDMALREEIDLVKKRVNESSKHDINNKTTNHTSQPIIQPKLCNDCPELNLKCQNTDTQRINYSDIRKKIQHCSNELNDLLKLVNEISSTNEKEHNTNVCPDKCSVSCQTENITNPCKKSSLKEYIYPAESSMSMPDVNTKYANYLSQAKMSDDLYSNYLTPYSQQLNYSPLHILSQQELKVKAAEQNICRLIETFNNFKHDNINHIPNNTNISDEYKFTNIYQALTPKQIAFNRTKHLREWLYSTDSKNKNN
- the LOC113552078 gene encoding protein PFC0760c isoform X1 produces the protein MSCLNTVVYLCKEVFDENSQPTQIEIEEQASRLGIDIVKEIHLLSIAKQCLLEPLPDDWVPCYIKKENKYFYYNKQSKISQWEHPLDEYYRQIVEKTRSEDCSTGQDISLNVILDEENLLDTTMYHHSKNSNYEKKTVAEKRTVRFKTPIEESLDLDESEDNMKFLGPIKLNTPFTNTSSTLHNLPQFSTTNTYDIRNTASRSVLSKYNILPSKDEQSKKSELVENIKKTIYEDPTTNLDYTTGKENLRKIDITLTESSDRSESTSSEIQTDNLNSDYEDQKEKDNIITSVQLNKRHEKIDTVDDDIKSAIDNFNEFQSIGTAKSYNIKKDDLVSDSGNSTAKDSKIIQSSIASNSLSATKNKMTEITQRFPLNQFSNETKLFKRNPSDEGIFDVKSNCIKSKIESENNLEHEKSTLLDDAHIKIKIEKHCDLLKNELENTIRTNQDILREELIKKIDDVIQKQNDNFEKHIEVRHNELISKNESQLKNIQENTGKSLIEECDKKYIEHISNTEQMYADNLKKFKKDLEDYTDLFKHKIQSDLDIISNELKKDFAKNIEIITDGWNQTLGSNKNDELAKAKHNFEQSTENIKREMELEMQQFHVEFNEKLKIISEDKLNSISEKLDMALREEIDLVKKRVNESSKHDINNKTTNHTSQPIIQPKLCNDCPELNLKCQNTDTQRINYSDIRKKIQHCSNELNDLLKLVNEISSTNEKEHNTNVCPDKCSVSCQTENITNPCKKSSLKEYIYPAESSSTQSIFNNPYVSMPDVNTKYANYLSQAKMSDDLYSNYLTPYSQQLNYSPLHILSQQELKVKAAEQNICRLIETFNNFKHDNINHIPNNTNISDEYKFTNIYQALTPKQIAFNRTKHLREWLYSTDSKNKNN